A genome region from Mycobacteriales bacterium includes the following:
- the xerD gene encoding site-specific tyrosine recombinase XerD, which translates to MTGPSLERAVSAYLDHLAVERGLAANTLTSYRRDLRRYLEVLESRGITMLDAVGEDDVAAFLGALRSGTDGRTALRPSSAARAVVAVRGLHRFALREGLVPVDVSVAVKPPPPPRRLPKALSVTEVEALLAAAGADGTPRALRDRALLELLYGTGARISEAVGLAVDDLDQVSGAVVLHGKGGKDRMVPVGSYARKAVDSYLVRGRPALAAAGRGTSALFLNARGGRLTRQSAWTVLRAAAQRAGVRAEVSPHMLRHSFATHLLDGGADVRVVQELLGHASVTTTQVYTLVTVDRLREVYAAAHPRALG; encoded by the coding sequence CTGACCGGCCCGTCCCTCGAGCGTGCCGTCTCCGCCTATCTCGACCACCTCGCCGTCGAGCGCGGCCTCGCTGCCAACACGCTCACGTCCTACCGCCGGGACCTGCGCCGCTACCTCGAGGTGCTCGAGTCCCGGGGCATCACGATGCTCGATGCCGTCGGCGAGGACGACGTGGCAGCGTTCCTCGGCGCCCTGCGCTCCGGCACCGACGGCCGGACCGCCTTGCGGCCGAGCTCGGCCGCACGGGCCGTCGTCGCGGTCCGCGGCCTGCACCGCTTCGCCCTGCGCGAGGGCCTGGTGCCGGTCGACGTGTCCGTGGCGGTCAAGCCGCCGCCGCCCCCGCGGCGGCTGCCCAAGGCGCTGTCGGTCACCGAGGTCGAGGCCCTCCTCGCCGCCGCGGGAGCCGACGGGACGCCACGCGCGTTGCGCGACCGGGCGCTGCTCGAGTTGCTCTACGGCACCGGTGCGCGGATCAGCGAGGCGGTCGGGCTGGCCGTCGACGACCTCGACCAGGTCTCCGGGGCGGTCGTCCTGCACGGCAAGGGCGGTAAGGACCGGATGGTGCCCGTCGGCAGCTACGCCCGGAAGGCCGTCGACAGCTACCTCGTCCGGGGGCGCCCGGCGCTCGCCGCCGCGGGGCGGGGCACCAGCGCGCTGTTCCTCAACGCCCGCGGCGGTCGGCTGACCCGGCAGAGCGCGTGGACCGTGCTGCGCGCGGCGGCCCAGCGCGCCGGCGTACGCGCCGAGGTCTCTCCGCACATGCTGCGCCATTCCTTCGCCACGCACCTGCTCGACGGCGGGGCGGACGTACGCGTCGTGCAGGAGCTGCTCGGCCACGCGTCGGTGACGACGACGCAGGTCTATACGCTCGTCACCGTCGACCGGTTGCGCGAGGTCTACGCGGCGGCGCATCCGCGCGCGCTGGGGTGA
- the ald gene encoding alanine dehydrogenase, whose protein sequence is MKIGVPREVKDSEYRVAITPAGVHELARAGHEVAVEAGAGAGSALPDGDFAAAGARVVASADDLWADAELVLKVKEPVPAEYHRMRRGQVLFTYLHLAASAECTKAVLDAGVTAIAYETVQVADGALPLLAPMSEVAGRMAPQVGAHCLEREAGGRGVLMGGVSGVYAAKVVVVGAGVAGMNAAAIAVGMQAEVLLLDRDIGRLREADRIYQGHVQTVASNRYEIEKACLDADLVIGAVLVPGARAPKLVTDDIVARMKPGAVLVDIAVDQGGCIEGSRPTTHSNPTFVRNGCVYYCVANMPGAVPNTSTFALTNVTLPYAERIAALGWRDAARADPALANGVNAVDGTLTIAPVAEAHGLPVVALDEVLR, encoded by the coding sequence GTGAAGATCGGCGTGCCGCGGGAGGTCAAGGACAGCGAGTACCGCGTCGCCATCACCCCCGCCGGGGTCCACGAGCTGGCGCGCGCCGGCCACGAAGTGGCCGTCGAGGCCGGTGCCGGTGCCGGGTCCGCGCTGCCCGACGGCGACTTCGCCGCAGCCGGCGCACGGGTCGTCGCGTCGGCGGACGACCTCTGGGCCGACGCCGAGCTCGTGCTCAAGGTCAAGGAGCCGGTGCCGGCGGAGTACCACCGCATGCGCCGCGGCCAGGTGCTCTTCACCTACCTGCACCTGGCCGCCTCGGCCGAGTGCACGAAGGCCGTGCTCGACGCGGGGGTCACGGCCATCGCCTACGAGACCGTGCAGGTCGCCGACGGCGCCCTGCCACTGCTCGCGCCGATGTCCGAGGTGGCCGGCCGGATGGCGCCGCAGGTCGGCGCACACTGCCTCGAACGCGAGGCCGGCGGTCGCGGCGTACTCATGGGTGGTGTTTCCGGCGTCTACGCCGCGAAGGTTGTCGTCGTCGGGGCGGGTGTCGCCGGCATGAACGCCGCCGCCATCGCGGTCGGCATGCAGGCCGAGGTGCTGCTGCTCGACCGGGACATCGGCCGCCTGCGGGAGGCCGACCGCATCTACCAGGGCCACGTGCAGACGGTGGCGTCCAACCGCTACGAGATCGAGAAGGCCTGCCTCGACGCCGACCTGGTGATCGGAGCCGTGCTGGTGCCCGGGGCCCGCGCACCGAAGCTCGTCACCGACGACATCGTGGCCCGGATGAAGCCCGGCGCCGTCCTCGTCGACATCGCGGTCGACCAGGGCGGTTGCATCGAGGGGTCGCGACCGACCACGCACTCCAACCCGACGTTCGTCCGCAACGGCTGCGTCTACTACTGCGTCGCGAACATGCCCGGTGCCGTGCCGAACACGTCGACGTTCGCGCTGACCAACGTCACGCTGCCCTACGCCGAGCGGATCGCGGCCCTGGGCTGGCGAGACGCCGCGCGCGCCGATCCGGCGCTCGCCAACGGGGTCAACGCGGTCGACGGGACACTCACGATCGCGCCCGTGGCCGAGGCGCACGGCCTGCCGGTGGTCGCACTCGACGAGGTGCTGCGCTGA
- a CDS encoding NUDIX hydrolase, whose translation MKLTDEPASYPVERSQVVYSSGRVIDVRSDVVRMPDGDTATRDVVVHPGAVGVIALDDDGQVLLVQQYRHPVRRKLWEPPAGLLDEPGEPPLEAAKRELYEEAHHRARDWAVLLDAFTSPGMSDEAVRIYLARGLTEVADDERWTGEHEEADMPVAWVPLDELVAAALDGRMHNPLGVMGVLACARARDDGFARLRQADAPWPEISDFTGSAG comes from the coding sequence GTGAAGCTCACCGACGAGCCCGCCTCCTACCCCGTCGAACGCTCGCAGGTCGTCTACTCCTCGGGCCGCGTCATCGACGTGCGCTCCGACGTCGTCCGGATGCCCGACGGCGACACCGCCACCCGCGACGTCGTCGTCCACCCCGGCGCGGTCGGCGTCATCGCCCTCGACGACGACGGGCAGGTGCTGCTCGTGCAGCAGTACCGCCACCCCGTACGCCGCAAGCTCTGGGAACCACCCGCCGGTCTGCTCGACGAGCCCGGCGAGCCGCCGCTCGAGGCCGCGAAGCGCGAGCTCTACGAGGAGGCGCACCACCGGGCCCGCGACTGGGCCGTCCTCCTCGACGCGTTCACCTCACCCGGGATGAGCGACGAGGCGGTGCGCATCTACCTGGCCCGAGGCCTGACCGAGGTCGCCGACGACGAGCGCTGGACCGGTGAGCACGAGGAGGCCGACATGCCGGTCGCCTGGGTGCCGCTCGACGAGCTCGTCGCCGCCGCCCTCGACGGCCGGATGCACAACCCGCTCGGCGTCATGGGCGTGCTGGCCTGCGCGCGGGCCCGCGACGACGGGTTCGCCCGGCTGCGGCAGGCCGACGCGCCCTGGCCCGAGATCAGCGATTTCACCGGCAGCGCGGGCTAG